Proteins from a genomic interval of Thermodesulfobacteriota bacterium:
- a CDS encoding DUF2318 domain-containing protein: MAMNRSKSALVVVSALAVLFAAAAVSAGVLDGLFKKSPADAAKAAGVVETADAVKVPLKALDSGKALFLAMDAGDRQLHYFLLRSPDGKYRAALDACDVCFRANKGYRQEGDRMICNNCGMKFASDKIGEKKGGCNPHPLANRQEEGYMIISKSDVAAGRDYFPGKRQ, from the coding sequence ATGGCAATGAATCGAAGCAAGAGCGCGCTCGTCGTCGTGTCGGCCTTGGCGGTCCTTTTCGCCGCTGCCGCGGTTTCCGCCGGAGTGCTCGACGGTCTCTTCAAGAAATCCCCTGCCGACGCCGCGAAGGCGGCGGGCGTCGTGGAGACGGCGGACGCCGTGAAAGTCCCCTTGAAGGCGCTCGATTCCGGGAAGGCTCTGTTCCTCGCGATGGATGCCGGCGACCGCCAGCTCCACTATTTTCTTCTCCGAAGCCCCGACGGGAAGTATCGCGCGGCGCTCGACGCCTGCGACGTCTGCTTCCGGGCGAACAAGGGCTACCGCCAGGAGGGCGACCGGATGATCTGCAACAACTGCGGGATGAAGTTCGCCAGCGACAAGATCGGTGAGAAGAAGGGCGGGTGCAATCCGCACCCGCTGGCGAACCGGCAGGAGGAGGGATACATGATCATCTCGAAGTCCGACGTCGCCGCCGGCAGGGATTACTTCCCCGGGAAGCGGCAGTAG
- a CDS encoding copper-binding protein yields the protein MKRRIIAIALAMGIAYATGAFAHGDEAHGKKGKAADDNAAVVGKPGDPGKVTRTIGVDMNDDMRFLPDNIRVERGETIRFIVRNVGKMKHEMVIGTIRELKEHAELMRKYPEMEHEEPNQVVVDPGRTGELVWQFTRSGTFDFACLVPGHFEAGMAGTIRVGGGDAMSEGVVTKVDRSAGKVTLRHGPMENLGMPKMTMIFRVKDPAMLEELKEGRKIRFLAEKVDGAITLIRVEAAE from the coding sequence ATGAAAAGGCGGATCATCGCAATCGCACTTGCCATGGGCATCGCGTACGCCACCGGGGCGTTTGCCCACGGCGACGAGGCGCACGGAAAGAAGGGGAAAGCGGCGGACGACAACGCGGCCGTCGTCGGAAAGCCCGGCGATCCGGGAAAGGTCACCCGCACCATCGGGGTGGATATGAACGACGACATGCGCTTCCTGCCCGACAACATCCGGGTGGAACGGGGCGAGACGATACGGTTCATCGTCAGGAACGTCGGGAAGATGAAGCACGAGATGGTCATCGGCACGATACGGGAGCTGAAGGAGCACGCCGAGCTGATGCGGAAATATCCGGAGATGGAGCATGAAGAACCCAATCAGGTCGTCGTCGATCCCGGCCGGACCGGCGAGCTGGTCTGGCAGTTCACCCGATCCGGCACGTTCGATTTCGCCTGCCTGGTCCCGGGGCATTTCGAGGCGGGGATGGCCGGCACGATCCGGGTCGGCGGGGGGGATGCCATGAGCGAGGGGGTGGTGACGAAGGTGGACCGCTCCGCCGGCAAGGTCACCCTCCGCCACGGGCCCATGGAGAACCTCGGAATGCCGAAGATGACCATGATCTTCCGCGTGAAGGATCCGGCGATGCTGGAGGAGCTGAAGGAAGGCAGGAAGATCCGTTTCCTCGCGGAAAAGGTGGACGGGGCGATCACGTTGATCCGGGTCGAAGCCGCGGAATAG
- a CDS encoding copper oxidase, whose translation MMSRRQFLIGSGAALAGAALVSRAQAASLPEAPVLEKAATQPPLIPPNGRPYQPVVTLNGWTLPWRMKAGWKEFHLIAEPVRREIAPGMTANLWGYNGQSPGPTIECVEGDKVRIFVTNKLPEHTTIHWHGVLLPNGMDGVGGLTQPHIPAGRTYVYEFVMKHSGTFMYHPHSDEMVQMAMGMMGFIVVHPKDPDRYRVDRDFVFLINAFDIEPGSFTPRVNTMLDFNTWCWNSRVFPGIDPLVVRMGDRVRIRMGNLTMTNHPIHIHGHRFSVTCTDGGWVPQSARWPETTVDMPIGSLRAVEFTADAPGDWAFHCHKSHHVMNAMGHGVPTMIGVDQRGVAEKINRLLPDYMAMGERGMAEMGEMEMPLPDNTLPMMSGQGPFGPLEMGGMFTVVKIRQGLARDDYNDPGWYRHPEGTVAREWAGEEK comes from the coding sequence ATGATGTCGAGACGGCAGTTCCTCATCGGGTCCGGCGCCGCTCTCGCGGGGGCGGCGCTGGTGAGCAGGGCGCAGGCGGCCTCGCTGCCGGAGGCCCCCGTCCTTGAAAAGGCGGCGACGCAGCCGCCGCTGATTCCCCCGAACGGACGGCCATACCAGCCGGTCGTCACGTTGAACGGCTGGACGCTCCCGTGGCGGATGAAGGCCGGATGGAAGGAGTTTCACCTGATCGCGGAGCCGGTCCGGCGGGAGATCGCTCCCGGGATGACGGCCAATCTCTGGGGCTATAACGGGCAGAGCCCCGGCCCGACCATCGAGTGCGTCGAAGGCGACAAGGTGCGCATTTTCGTCACCAACAAGCTGCCCGAGCACACCACGATCCATTGGCACGGCGTGCTGCTCCCCAACGGGATGGACGGTGTCGGCGGGCTGACCCAGCCGCACATCCCCGCGGGCAGGACGTATGTGTACGAATTCGTCATGAAGCATTCCGGCACCTTCATGTACCATCCCCACTCCGACGAAATGGTGCAGATGGCGATGGGCATGATGGGCTTCATCGTGGTGCATCCGAAAGATCCGGACAGGTACCGGGTCGATCGCGATTTCGTGTTCCTGATCAACGCCTTCGACATCGAACCGGGGAGCTTCACGCCGAGGGTCAACACGATGCTCGATTTCAACACCTGGTGCTGGAACAGCCGGGTGTTCCCGGGCATCGATCCCCTTGTCGTGCGGATGGGCGACCGCGTCCGGATCCGCATGGGAAACCTCACGATGACGAATCATCCGATCCACATCCACGGGCATCGTTTTTCGGTGACGTGCACCGACGGCGGCTGGGTGCCGCAGAGCGCCCGATGGCCCGAGACGACCGTCGATATGCCGATCGGCTCGCTGCGCGCGGTCGAATTCACGGCGGACGCTCCGGGCGACTGGGCGTTCCACTGCCACAAGTCCCATCACGTGATGAACGCGATGGGGCACGGCGTTCCGACGATGATCGGCGTCGACCAGAGGGGCGTGGCGGAGAAGATCAACCGGCTGCTGCCCGACTACATGGCGATGGGAGAGCGCGGAATGGCGGAGATGGGGGAGATGGAGATGCCTCTTCCCGACAATACGCTCCCGATGATGAGCGGACAGGGCCCGTTCGGGCCCCTTGAAATGGGCGGGATGTTCACCGTCGTCAAGATCCGGCAAGGGCTGGCCCGCGACGATTACAACGATCCGGGATGGTACCGGCACCCGGAAGGAACCGTGGCCCGCGAATGGGCGGGGGAGGAGAAATGA